In Fortiea contorta PCC 7126, one genomic interval encodes:
- a CDS encoding CHAT domain-containing protein has product MTQRYQKLHRQRKLIKFLFLVTLSICFMFGQVGFAQTPNVNMLVEQGIKDYQAGNFFDAIKNWQTALNQYKSNPASAAVVHENLARAYEQVGENQLAINSLSTAMRDYQAAEDTQQVGRMKTELAQVYSTLGQPRKAIALLCGQLFDKSKTLEEISQEKECTPDSAVKIAMKYRDQRGEAAALGILGEVYRSIGNYDQAIKTLNAGQKVYPEYETLILNSLGNAYKSRAQLREIQADSAKQARIVDNEKKLTQQSLEDYRQAYKYFRDSAKLARNQKQNSVQIRGLLNLIQLGSQTKQIKIINDAEFNQAIQESLQIIETLPDSSAKIYGAIELAYLQPEPQGTSPFTYCPTRLTLADTQVLNLLNTSVASSQKIKDNRLLSFSNGALGHFWECRQKTETALKYTQSAIIAADYKLSTRDSLYLWEWQAGRILDQQKDKEEEAIAYYQRAFDILESIRSEILTAERSVQFDFRDVVKPLYSTLAQSRLDLLETGAIANERRANELSAVVTTIDALKIAELQNYFGNDCILSALSPKQVEELLRDNSVAFKNTAFLSSIILKDRIGILLQLPNQATQFQWIEDPNQQGNNKRVSSATLRQKIAEFRAGLVKGKEEINYDPTIAAQLYDWIIRPFAQEITPEKVKTLVFIQDGFLRSVPMAALYDGKKYLVENYAIATTPSLRLTAPKTRDRSIQKALILGLTTPATIDGKNFDGLSAVPSEVDAIKSLFPNHIDLIDHNFIPEKFQQTLNKTIYPVVHIASHAQFGVIPEDTFIVAGNNQKLTINELEKSLQSLNTKSDSVELLALTACETAVGDERSTLGLAGVAMQVGVKSAIASLWSVTDTSTSELVKTFYTNYRNTGMSIAQALQQAQIKMINAKQLPASEGVNIAYNNPAYWAPMIVIGNWL; this is encoded by the coding sequence GTGACTCAGCGATATCAAAAACTTCATCGACAGCGGAAATTAATCAAATTCTTATTTTTGGTAACTTTATCAATTTGTTTCATGTTTGGACAAGTCGGATTTGCCCAAACTCCAAATGTAAATATGCTGGTTGAACAAGGGATTAAAGATTATCAAGCGGGGAACTTTTTCGATGCAATTAAAAATTGGCAAACCGCATTAAATCAATATAAAAGTAACCCAGCAAGTGCCGCAGTTGTGCATGAAAATTTGGCGCGGGCTTATGAACAAGTGGGAGAAAATCAATTAGCAATTAACTCACTGTCAACGGCGATGCGTGATTATCAAGCAGCGGAAGATACGCAGCAAGTGGGGCGGATGAAGACCGAACTTGCTCAAGTTTACAGCACTTTGGGACAACCGCGCAAAGCGATCGCTCTTTTGTGTGGACAGTTATTTGATAAGTCGAAAACCCTGGAAGAAATCAGTCAAGAAAAAGAATGTACCCCAGATAGTGCAGTCAAAATTGCGATGAAATACAGGGATCAACGTGGCGAAGCTGCTGCTTTAGGAATTTTAGGAGAAGTATATCGTTCCATTGGCAATTATGACCAAGCAATTAAAACTTTAAATGCCGGACAGAAAGTTTATCCTGAATATGAGACTTTAATATTAAATAGCTTGGGTAATGCTTATAAAAGTCGTGCTCAACTGCGAGAAATTCAAGCCGATTCTGCTAAACAAGCGAGAATTGTCGATAATGAAAAGAAGTTAACGCAACAATCACTAGAAGATTATCGTCAAGCTTATAAATATTTTCGAGATAGCGCTAAACTCGCCCGCAACCAAAAGCAAAATTCAGTACAGATTCGGGGATTATTAAATTTAATTCAGTTGGGTTCCCAGACAAAGCAAATCAAAATTATTAATGACGCCGAATTTAATCAAGCTATTCAGGAATCTTTGCAGATTATAGAAACTTTACCCGATTCTAGTGCGAAAATTTATGGAGCCATTGAATTAGCATACCTACAGCCAGAACCTCAAGGAACTTCACCTTTTACCTACTGTCCAACTCGCTTGACTTTAGCAGATACACAAGTATTAAATCTGTTAAATACATCAGTTGCATCTAGTCAAAAAATTAAAGATAATCGCTTACTTTCTTTCTCTAATGGAGCTTTAGGTCATTTCTGGGAATGCCGCCAAAAAACAGAAACAGCATTAAAATATACTCAATCAGCAATTATTGCCGCTGATTATAAATTGAGTACAAGAGATAGCTTATATTTGTGGGAGTGGCAAGCGGGAAGAATTTTAGATCAACAAAAGGACAAAGAAGAAGAAGCGATCGCTTATTATCAACGAGCATTTGATATCTTAGAAAGTATCCGTAGCGAGATCTTAACCGCCGAACGCAGCGTTCAATTTGACTTCCGCGATGTTGTCAAGCCACTATACAGCACCTTAGCACAATCGCGGCTAGATTTGCTAGAAACTGGAGCGATCGCTAATGAACGCCGAGCTAACGAATTATCAGCGGTAGTAACAACTATAGATGCGCTGAAAATCGCCGAATTACAAAACTATTTTGGTAATGATTGCATTTTAAGTGCGTTGAGTCCAAAACAAGTGGAAGAACTCCTGAGAGATAACAGTGTGGCGTTTAAAAACACCGCTTTTTTAAGTTCAATAATTTTGAAAGATAGAATCGGAATTTTATTGCAGTTACCCAATCAAGCAACGCAATTTCAATGGATTGAAGACCCCAACCAACAAGGTAACAACAAAAGAGTCAGTAGTGCTACTCTCAGACAAAAAATCGCCGAGTTTCGCGCCGGATTAGTGAAAGGGAAAGAAGAAATTAATTATGATCCAACAATTGCTGCCCAGCTTTATGATTGGATAATTCGCCCTTTTGCTCAAGAGATTACACCAGAGAAAGTCAAAACATTGGTGTTTATTCAAGACGGATTTTTGCGTAGCGTCCCTATGGCAGCACTATATGATGGCAAGAAATATTTAGTAGAAAACTACGCCATTGCGACAACTCCTAGTCTGCGATTAACAGCACCTAAAACACGCGATCGCAGTATCCAAAAAGCGCTAATTTTGGGGTTAACAACACCAGCCACTATCGACGGCAAAAATTTTGATGGACTGTCTGCAGTTCCCAGCGAAGTTGATGCTATTAAAAGTCTATTTCCTAATCATATCGACTTGATAGACCATAATTTCATCCCTGAAAAATTTCAACAAACCCTGAATAAAACCATATATCCTGTGGTTCATATCGCCAGTCACGCTCAATTTGGTGTCATTCCTGAAGACACTTTCATTGTTGCAGGTAACAACCAAAAATTGACCATCAACGAATTAGAAAAATCATTGCAAAGCCTCAACACCAAATCAGATAGCGTCGAACTGCTCGCGCTCACAGCTTGTGAAACCGCAGTTGGTGATGAGCGTTCCACACTAGGATTAGCAGGGGTAGCAATGCAAGTAGGAGTTAAAAGTGCGATCGCTTCTTTGTGGAGCGTCACAGATACATCAACATCCGAACTAGTCAAAACATTTTACACCAACTATCGCAACACCGGCATGAGCATTGCCCAAGCATTGCAACAAGCCCAAATTAAAATGATTAATGCTAAACAATTACCAGCATCTGAAGGCGTCAATATCGCTTACAACAACCCCGCTTATTGGGCGCCAATGATTGTCATCGGTAATTGGCTTTGA
- a CDS encoding ShlB/FhaC/HecB family hemolysin secretion/activation protein, whose protein sequence is MALYLGLHKFLFILISWITITPIAAFAQSTPPSGVTIPSEFPENIFPQSSPLPTITPTLPAPVNPILPSPPKESLPATNFPSGKSFFVKEIQITGYSVLETEINQLKKPLENKDITFEQLLQLRSQISELYTREGYITSGAFIPNDQNIASGIVKMQVVEGELEEIIITGLQRLQIAYVRSRVARLTGKPLNKKRIEKALQLLQIDPVIKRVNAELTAGSSPSTNVLQLKITEAPAFHAGVVFANSQSPSVGSLQGTVFIAHDNLLGFGDKFSAEYTITEALNLNVFNYSIPFNALQGTVNLRYGNSNSGIINSIFTPLNIGAETENFSLNIRQPLSYSINEEFALGLTFDMRRSQTYILNNIPFSFIEGPEDGRSRTTAIRFSQDWLQRDSNRVLAARSQFSFGIDAFNPTINDSGTDGRFFSWIGQFQWVQRLSPRIVMLAKINTQLTPDSLLSLEKVAIGGVDTVRGYDHNQLVADNAVLGGIQLQIPLTRNADTLRLRPFIDFGTVWNNRADNPNPQTIASLGLGLDWQPFRGLMLRADYGIPLTPTGDRSSSILDNSFNFSVRYQPF, encoded by the coding sequence ATGGCTTTATACCTTGGGTTACACAAGTTTTTATTCATCTTAATTTCCTGGATTACCATCACTCCAATTGCAGCTTTTGCTCAATCAACACCCCCATCTGGAGTGACGATTCCCTCTGAGTTTCCCGAAAATATTTTTCCCCAATCATCGCCCTTACCAACAATTACACCAACCCTACCTGCACCAGTTAATCCCATTCTCCCATCCCCGCCAAAAGAAAGTTTACCAGCAACCAATTTTCCCAGTGGTAAAAGTTTTTTTGTCAAGGAAATTCAAATCACAGGTTATTCTGTTTTAGAAACAGAAATTAATCAATTAAAAAAGCCTTTAGAGAATAAAGACATCACATTTGAGCAATTATTGCAACTGCGATCGCAAATCTCCGAACTATACACCAGAGAGGGTTATATCACCAGCGGTGCATTCATTCCCAACGACCAAAATATCGCTAGCGGGATCGTCAAAATGCAAGTTGTGGAAGGAGAACTCGAAGAAATTATTATTACTGGGTTACAAAGATTGCAAATTGCATATGTGCGGTCACGGGTGGCGCGACTCACAGGTAAGCCATTAAACAAAAAACGCATCGAAAAAGCACTACAATTGCTACAGATAGACCCGGTGATTAAGCGAGTCAACGCCGAGTTAACTGCAGGTAGCAGTCCTTCTACCAATGTTTTGCAGTTAAAAATTACCGAAGCGCCAGCATTCCACGCTGGGGTAGTTTTTGCCAATAGTCAATCACCAAGCGTTGGTTCTCTACAAGGAACCGTTTTTATTGCCCATGATAACTTATTAGGATTTGGGGATAAATTCAGCGCTGAATATACAATTACTGAAGCCTTAAACCTGAATGTTTTCAATTATTCTATCCCCTTTAATGCCTTACAAGGTACCGTCAATCTCCGCTACGGTAACAGCAATAGCGGGATTATTAATAGCATCTTTACGCCTTTGAATATCGGTGCTGAAACCGAAAATTTTTCTTTGAATATTCGCCAACCCCTAAGCTACAGCATCAACGAAGAATTTGCTCTTGGTTTGACTTTCGATATGCGGCGCAGTCAAACCTATATTCTTAATAATATCCCTTTCTCTTTCATTGAAGGGCCGGAAGACGGGAGATCAAGAACCACAGCTATTCGCTTTTCTCAAGATTGGTTGCAGCGTGATTCTAACAGAGTTTTAGCAGCGCGATCGCAGTTTAGTTTTGGTATTGATGCTTTCAATCCCACAATCAACGACTCTGGTACTGATGGGCGATTTTTCTCTTGGATTGGACAATTTCAATGGGTGCAAAGATTGTCTCCTCGCATCGTCATGTTAGCTAAAATTAACACCCAACTAACTCCCGATTCCTTACTTTCCCTAGAAAAAGTCGCCATTGGGGGAGTAGATACCGTACGCGGTTATGACCACAATCAACTTGTAGCCGATAACGCAGTTTTAGGAGGAATTCAACTGCAAATCCCGCTCACGAGGAACGCAGACACCCTCAGACTCAGACCATTTATTGACTTCGGTACAGTTTGGAACAATAGAGCTGACAATCCCAATCCTCAAACCATCGCCAGCTTAGGATTAGGTTTAGATTGGCAACCATTTCGGGGTTTAATGTTACGTGCAGACTACGGAATTCCCCTAACTCCAACAGGCGATCGCAGTTCTTCTATATTAGATAATAGCTTTAATTTTTCAGTCCGCTATCAGCCGTTTTAG
- a CDS encoding inositol monophosphatase family protein — MNDFWTTILDFAQTTTTRVGKQLMQDFGQVQALQKADGSLVTRADKWADQEIRDAIASTFSGYGILTEESDQAFPGTEWCWVIDPLDGTTNFTRGIPIWSISLGLLYQGTPIFGYVYVPPLNQAFHGFWPGTSGLSTPTGAFLNHHPIHTSMDTPSSNHFFNLCSRSLAVVQNGFPCKIRMLGVASYNFLTVATGATLGGVEATPKVWDIAGAWVIVQAAGGTWTSLKSTPFPLSSGVDYSDRSFPTLVVSRPELVPVFTPFLQNLEI; from the coding sequence ATGAATGATTTTTGGACAACAATTCTCGACTTTGCCCAAACTACCACTACCAGAGTGGGCAAACAATTGATGCAAGATTTTGGACAGGTACAGGCTTTGCAGAAAGCTGACGGTAGTTTGGTAACGCGAGCAGATAAATGGGCTGATCAAGAAATTCGGGATGCGATCGCTTCTACTTTCTCTGGTTATGGTATTCTCACCGAAGAAAGTGACCAAGCTTTTCCTGGTACAGAATGGTGCTGGGTGATTGATCCTTTAGATGGGACAACTAACTTTACACGCGGTATTCCCATTTGGTCGATTTCTCTGGGTCTTTTGTATCAAGGCACACCGATTTTTGGCTATGTTTATGTACCGCCGCTGAATCAAGCTTTTCACGGATTTTGGCCGGGTACATCTGGACTATCGACACCCACAGGGGCTTTCCTCAATCATCACCCCATCCATACCAGTATGGACACTCCCAGCAGCAACCACTTTTTTAACCTCTGTTCTCGTAGCCTTGCAGTGGTACAAAATGGCTTTCCCTGCAAAATTCGCATGTTAGGCGTGGCTAGCTATAACTTCCTGACCGTAGCCACTGGCGCTACTCTAGGTGGTGTGGAAGCGACACCAAAAGTTTGGGACATCGCCGGTGCTTGGGTGATTGTCCAAGCTGCAGGTGGTACATGGACATCCTTGAAATCAACACCGTTTCCATTATCATCTGGAGTAGATTATAGCGATCGCTCCTTCCCCACCCTAGTCGTCAGTCGTCCAGAATTAGTACCAGTATTTACCCCTTTTCTGCAAAATCTGGAAATTTAA
- a CDS encoding ArsA family ATPase has protein sequence MALILTFLGKSGTARSKIAIAAAKLLASQGKRVLLAGLAEPALPLLLNTTLTPDPQEIAPNLQVVQLQTSVLLERNWEEVKKLEAQYLRTPIFQEVYGQELVVLPGMDGALALNAIREYDASGNYDAIVYDGTGDAASLRTLGLPESLSWYVRRFRQLFVSSDLGKAIADSPLIQPLISSFFNINWTADNFSVPTNQVNNLLDKGKAALADPKRLAAFLVTTPELIEVASTRYLWGSAQQIGITVGGVLLLSSEARSNLTEDFTPLPISVIPDAPTGEWQPLIDALPNFVEQAIQAPKPIEIDSHNRQVRLFLPGFDKKQVKLTQYGPEVTVEAGDQRRNISLPPSLSGRPVTGAKFQSNYLIISF, from the coding sequence ATGGCCCTAATATTGACATTTTTGGGCAAAAGCGGCACTGCTCGTAGCAAAATTGCGATCGCCGCTGCCAAGCTTTTGGCCAGCCAAGGCAAGCGTGTACTCTTAGCAGGTCTTGCAGAACCAGCATTACCCCTCCTGTTAAATACTACCCTTACCCCCGACCCCCAGGAAATTGCTCCTAATTTGCAAGTTGTTCAGTTACAAACGTCTGTACTTTTGGAACGCAACTGGGAAGAAGTGAAAAAGCTGGAAGCGCAATACCTCCGCACGCCTATTTTCCAAGAGGTTTATGGTCAGGAACTGGTAGTATTGCCAGGAATGGATGGCGCTTTGGCTTTGAATGCGATTCGGGAATATGATGCTAGTGGTAATTATGACGCGATCGTCTACGATGGCACTGGTGATGCAGCTAGTTTGCGGACTTTGGGTTTACCAGAATCTTTGAGTTGGTATGTGCGGCGGTTTCGCCAATTGTTTGTCAGTTCTGATTTGGGCAAGGCGATCGCTGATTCTCCCCTCATTCAACCATTAATTAGCAGCTTTTTCAATATCAATTGGACGGCGGATAACTTTTCTGTCCCCACCAACCAGGTAAATAATTTATTGGACAAGGGTAAAGCGGCTCTCGCTGACCCCAAGCGCCTCGCCGCTTTCTTGGTAACAACACCAGAACTTATAGAAGTCGCCAGCACCCGTTATTTATGGGGTAGTGCTCAACAAATTGGCATTACTGTTGGTGGTGTGTTGCTTTTATCTTCCGAGGCCAGATCTAACCTCACAGAAGACTTTACACCCTTACCCATCAGTGTAATTCCCGATGCCCCCACAGGCGAATGGCAACCGTTAATCGACGCCCTACCTAACTTTGTCGAGCAAGCCATACAAGCTCCTAAACCAATTGAAATTGACAGCCATAATCGCCAAGTACGCTTATTCTTACCGGGTTTTGACAAAAAGCAAGTCAAACTCACTCAGTATGGGCCAGAAGTGACGGTGGAAGCCGGAGATCAGCGCCGCAACATCTCTCTACCTCCCTCCTTGAGTGGTAGACCTGTAACTGGGGCGAAGTTTCAGAGCAATTATTTGATAATTTCTTTTTAG
- the chlG gene encoding chlorophyll synthase ChlG — translation MSDSTPITPDSQQPEALESVAINTSQEVTAVSDRTAKTRQMLGMKGAAPGETSIWKIRLQLMKPITWIPLIWGVVCGAASSGNYTWSLENVLKAAACMLLSGPLLAGYTQTLNDFYDREIDAINEPYRPIPSGAISEPQVITQILVLFLAGIGVAFALDVWAGHDFPNVTALAIFGTFIAYIYSAPPLKLKQNGWLGNYALGASYIALPWWAGHALFGELNWKIVVLTLIYSLAGLGIAIVNDFKSVEGDRQLGLQSLPVMFGVTTAAWICVLMIDVFQGFIAAYLVSIHENLYAAILALLILPQIVLQEMYFLRDPLKNDVKYQASAQPFLVLGMLVAGLALGHAGI, via the coding sequence ATGTCCGACTCAACGCCAATTACTCCCGATTCCCAACAGCCTGAAGCCTTGGAATCAGTAGCAATTAATACTAGCCAAGAAGTGACAGCAGTTAGCGATCGCACTGCCAAAACCAGACAAATGCTGGGGATGAAAGGTGCTGCGCCTGGGGAAACTTCTATTTGGAAAATCCGCCTGCAGTTAATGAAGCCGATTACCTGGATTCCCCTAATTTGGGGTGTGGTCTGTGGTGCGGCGTCTTCTGGTAACTATACCTGGAGCCTGGAAAATGTTCTCAAGGCGGCGGCTTGTATGTTGCTATCTGGCCCGCTGCTGGCTGGTTACACCCAGACCCTGAATGATTTTTACGATCGCGAAATTGATGCGATCAATGAACCTTACCGCCCCATCCCCTCCGGCGCCATTTCCGAACCCCAGGTAATTACGCAGATATTAGTATTATTCTTAGCTGGTATCGGTGTAGCATTTGCTTTAGATGTCTGGGCTGGTCATGATTTTCCTAATGTCACAGCCTTGGCGATATTTGGTACCTTCATCGCTTATATCTACTCGGCGCCTCCTTTAAAATTGAAGCAAAATGGCTGGCTGGGGAACTATGCTTTAGGCGCGAGCTACATTGCTTTACCTTGGTGGGCTGGTCATGCTTTGTTTGGGGAACTGAACTGGAAGATTGTGGTTCTCACCCTGATTTATAGCTTGGCAGGATTGGGGATTGCGATCGTCAATGATTTTAAGAGTGTAGAGGGCGATCGCCAACTGGGATTACAATCATTACCAGTCATGTTCGGTGTCACCACTGCAGCCTGGATTTGTGTACTGATGATTGATGTCTTTCAGGGATTTATTGCTGCTTATCTGGTGAGCATCCATGAGAATTTATACGCAGCAATTCTGGCACTGTTAATTCTCCCACAAATCGTCCTTCAAGAGATGTATTTTCTGCGTGATCCGCTGAAGAATGATGTTAAATATCAAGCTAGTGCCCAACCATTCTTGGTTTTGGGTATGCTAGTTGCTGGTTTAGCACTGGGTCATGCTGGCATTTAA
- a CDS encoding Uma2 family endonuclease, producing the protein MYQPNPPRPPQETMPTMYDLPSELVGESGLPDEFHRIQAELLSETCQLPNYTPTEILLASDLNLYYDPRHPLWYKRPDWYLVLGVPNNNEQQNLRLSYVVWQEGVDPFLVVELLSPGTELEDLGKTLREINQPPTKWQVYERILRIPYYVVYDRYENNLRAFRIIGSHYEAISLIENRFWLSDLELGLGLWQGTYQQTTGLWLRWYNAHGWIPTQAEKAQQESQRAEQESQRADKLAEYLRSLGVDPDNLR; encoded by the coding sequence ATGTATCAACCTAATCCACCCCGTCCACCGCAAGAAACCATGCCGACAATGTATGATTTACCCAGTGAATTAGTGGGGGAATCAGGATTGCCAGACGAATTTCATCGCATCCAGGCGGAGTTACTGAGCGAAACTTGTCAGCTACCAAACTATACACCCACAGAAATTTTACTCGCTAGCGACTTAAATCTTTACTACGATCCCCGTCATCCGCTGTGGTACAAGCGCCCAGACTGGTATCTGGTTTTGGGAGTACCCAACAATAATGAGCAACAAAATCTGCGCTTAAGTTACGTTGTTTGGCAAGAAGGCGTTGACCCATTTTTAGTAGTAGAATTACTGTCTCCAGGAACAGAACTAGAAGATTTGGGCAAAACACTCAGAGAAATTAACCAACCACCGACAAAATGGCAAGTTTATGAGCGGATTTTGCGAATCCCCTATTATGTTGTCTATGACCGCTATGAAAATAATTTACGTGCTTTTCGCATCATAGGCAGTCATTACGAGGCGATATCTCTCATAGAAAATCGCTTTTGGTTGTCAGATTTGGAACTAGGGCTAGGACTATGGCAGGGCACTTATCAGCAGACTACAGGTTTGTGGTTACGCTGGTATAATGCTCACGGCTGGATACCTACTCAAGCAGAAAAAGCACAACAAGAGAGCCAACGCGCTGAACAGGAGAGCCAACGCGCCGATAAATTAGCTGAATACTTGCGATCGCTCGGAGTTGATCCAGATAATTTGAGATAA
- a CDS encoding BCD family MFS transporter, translating into MASGDIVDSPKVNLPTMFRLGLFQMGLSMMSILTLGVLNRVMIQEIAIPATVVSVMLALPAFVSPSRIWFGQMSDAKPWWGYHRTVYVWVGAAIFAIAAFLAVKVMWQLNNVIAQANGWVWTTQTIGWMAVLALVFAIYGLAICASGTAFAALLVDISEEDNRSQVVGVVWSMLMVGIIVGAIISSSLLKQLTPQANLATLEAAINRLFFIVPGIVFVLAIAATLGVEKKYSQYSRRSTLINREDSISLGKAWKILTASPQTGLFFTFLLVMTISLFMQDPIVEPFAGQVFKMPLAESTRLNVFYGTGILIAYGVTGFVIVPRLGKRKTAQLGCVAVALCSLLLGISGFSANPAFLKLGLVLFGLATGFLTTAAVSLMLDFTAAEAAGTFIGAWGLAQSVSRGVAVVLGGSILDIGRQLLPSLELAYGLVFVLEAVGMVVSIWFLNRVSVKEFKTTTRQTIASVLESDLD; encoded by the coding sequence ATGGCAAGCGGTGATATAGTTGATTCCCCAAAGGTTAATTTGCCGACCATGTTCCGGTTAGGTTTGTTTCAAATGGGGTTGAGCATGATGTCCATTTTGACTCTGGGGGTGCTCAACAGAGTCATGATTCAGGAAATCGCCATTCCCGCAACGGTGGTGTCTGTGATGCTAGCGTTACCGGCGTTTGTTTCTCCTTCTCGCATTTGGTTTGGTCAGATGTCTGACGCCAAGCCTTGGTGGGGATATCATCGCACGGTTTATGTTTGGGTAGGGGCGGCAATATTTGCGATCGCTGCCTTTTTAGCTGTAAAAGTAATGTGGCAGTTAAATAATGTTATCGCTCAAGCTAACGGCTGGGTGTGGACAACCCAAACCATCGGCTGGATGGCTGTTTTGGCTCTGGTTTTCGCTATCTATGGTCTAGCAATCTGCGCCAGTGGAACTGCTTTTGCTGCTTTGTTGGTAGATATTTCTGAAGAAGATAACCGCTCCCAGGTGGTGGGTGTGGTGTGGTCGATGCTGATGGTGGGAATTATTGTCGGGGCGATTATTAGTTCTAGCTTACTCAAGCAATTAACCCCCCAAGCGAATCTAGCCACCTTAGAAGCGGCAATTAATCGGCTATTTTTCATTGTCCCAGGAATTGTCTTTGTATTGGCGATCGCTGCTACTTTAGGTGTAGAAAAAAAATATTCCCAATATTCCCGACGTTCCACACTCATTAACCGGGAAGATAGCATTAGCCTTGGTAAAGCTTGGAAAATCCTCACAGCTAGCCCCCAAACAGGATTATTTTTCACTTTTTTGCTGGTGATGACTATCAGCTTGTTTATGCAAGACCCAATTGTCGAACCTTTTGCGGGTCAGGTATTTAAAATGCCTTTAGCGGAAAGTACTAGATTAAATGTTTTTTATGGCACTGGTATCTTAATCGCCTACGGCGTCACAGGTTTTGTGATTGTCCCCCGGTTGGGAAAACGCAAAACTGCTCAATTAGGCTGTGTTGCAGTCGCGCTTTGTTCATTACTATTAGGAATATCTGGTTTTTCTGCTAATCCTGCCTTTCTCAAGCTAGGTTTAGTTTTGTTTGGTTTAGCCACTGGTTTTTTGACCACAGCTGCAGTGAGCTTGATGTTGGATTTTACCGCTGCTGAAGCTGCAGGCACATTTATTGGCGCGTGGGGATTAGCACAATCTGTATCCAGGGGAGTAGCGGTGGTTTTAGGCGGTAGCATCTTGGATATAGGACGTCAGCTACTACCAAGCTTAGAACTAGCTTATGGACTGGTATTTGTTTTAGAAGCGGTGGGAATGGTGGTATCGATTTGGTTTTTAAACCGGGTGAGTGTGAAAGAATTCAAAACGACTACTAGACAAACGATCGCTTCTGTGTTGGAAAGCGATTTAGATTAG
- a CDS encoding MDR/zinc-dependent alcohol dehydrogenase-like family protein, which yields MKGLWLENNQLQLRTDIPIPEPADGEALVRVLRAGICNTDLELIKGYYPYTGILGHEFVGVVEQGPQHLMNQRVVGEINAACGYCRFCLRGIPTHCENRSVLGIVNRHGAFGEYLCLPIKNLHVVPVNVPTDVATFTEPLAAALEIQQQVRLNTDDRVLVVGDGKLGQLVAQTLAVIDCELLVVGRHPEKLANLAARDIKTGLADAVKDRYFDIVVECTGNPEGFAIARRALRPRGILVLKSTYAGNLSLDASSLVVDEITLIGSRCGPFAPALELLATQQVDVKPLIHANYPLSRGLAAVELAQSRGVLKVLLDIG from the coding sequence ATGAAAGGACTCTGGCTCGAAAACAATCAACTGCAACTACGCACAGATATTCCCATCCCTGAACCAGCGGATGGAGAAGCTTTGGTGCGTGTGTTGCGTGCAGGTATTTGTAACACTGACTTAGAACTGATTAAAGGCTACTATCCTTACACTGGTATTTTGGGGCACGAATTCGTGGGCGTGGTCGAACAGGGGCCACAACACCTGATGAACCAGCGAGTGGTGGGGGAAATCAACGCGGCTTGCGGATACTGTCGTTTCTGTCTCCGTGGAATACCAACTCACTGTGAAAACCGCTCTGTACTCGGAATTGTCAATCGCCACGGTGCTTTTGGTGAGTATCTTTGTTTACCGATTAAAAATCTACATGTCGTACCCGTGAATGTGCCAACGGATGTAGCAACATTTACCGAACCTCTAGCAGCAGCACTGGAAATTCAACAGCAGGTGAGGTTGAATACAGATGACCGGGTACTGGTAGTTGGTGATGGGAAGTTGGGACAATTGGTAGCGCAGACACTAGCTGTCATCGATTGTGAACTTTTGGTCGTTGGACGCCATCCGGAAAAACTCGCTAATCTAGCAGCACGGGATATCAAGACAGGTTTAGCTGATGCGGTAAAAGATAGATACTTTGATATCGTCGTAGAGTGTACTGGTAATCCAGAAGGATTTGCGATCGCTCGTCGTGCCCTCCGTCCCCGTGGTATTTTAGTCTTGAAAAGTACCTATGCTGGAAACTTGAGCTTAGATGCTTCTTCCCTAGTGGTGGATGAAATTACTTTGATTGGTTCTCGTTGCGGGCCTTTTGCGCCAGCGCTAGAACTGTTAGCAACACAACAAGTGGATGTTAAGCCCCTAATTCACGCCAACTATCCCTTGAGCAGAGGGCTCGCGGCTGTTGAGTTAGCTCAGAGTCGTGGTGTTTTAAAGGTATTGTTAGATATCGGTTGA
- a CDS encoding DUF2862 domain-containing protein, whose amino-acid sequence MEIGQKVKVFRLRDRVSPPIVKKLGQVGIIEGYKVTDGAGIGVVVKFEDNFATWFFEDEIKPV is encoded by the coding sequence ATGGAAATCGGACAAAAGGTTAAAGTGTTTCGTTTGCGCGATCGCGTCTCTCCCCCAATTGTAAAAAAACTCGGTCAAGTTGGTATCATCGAGGGATATAAAGTCACTGATGGTGCTGGTATTGGTGTAGTGGTGAAATTTGAAGATAATTTTGCCACTTGGTTTTTTGAAGACGAAATCAAACCTGTGTAG